Proteins encoded together in one Vigna angularis cultivar LongXiaoDou No.4 chromosome 5, ASM1680809v1, whole genome shotgun sequence window:
- the LOC108339227 gene encoding uncharacterized protein LOC108339227, translated as MEIIATTRNTSGASTSNATHPTEWSLESFLQHHPFKFNGKCLLDEADQWLRDMERIYNAKRCPDDNRLTFTEYLLTGEASHWWTSMKAILADAQSPISWEVFRSKFYEEYFPDSVRFAKEVEFLQLVQGGMSVSEYTNKFKHLVRFNTMATSEE; from the coding sequence ATGGAAATTATCGCAACCACAAGGAACACGTCCGGAGCGTCCACTTCCAATGCTACTCATCCGACCGAGTGGAGCTTAGAGAGTTTCTTACAGCATCACCCATTCAAATTCAATGGAAAGTGCCTTCTTGATGAGGCAGATCAATGGCTGCGCGACATGGAAAGAATCTACAATGCCAAAAGGTGTCCGGACGACAATCGTTTGACATTCACTGAGTATCTGCTAACTGGGGAAGCCAGTCATTGGTGGACGAGTATGAAGGCGATATTAGCGGACGCTCAAAGTCCCATTTCATGGGAAGTATTCAGAAgtaagttttatgaagaatacttCCCAGATAGCGTTCGTTTTGCCAAAGAAGTAGAGTTTCTCCAGTTGGTTCAAGGTGGAATGTCCGTGTCAGAATACACCAACAAATTCAAACACTTGGTGAGATTTAACACTATGGCGACCAGTGAAGAATGA
- the LOC128196633 gene encoding uncharacterized protein LOC128196633, which translates to MCEASFQELKLKLTSALVLVIPDMTKPFEVYCDASHQGLGCVLMQEKRAVAYASRQLKIHEKNYPTHDLELAAVVFALKIWRHYLYGSTFQVFRKANVVADTLSRKVVHVSAMMVKELSLVENFRDLRLQFDLTPNSIRCCNLRVSSDIFDHIREKQSVDEDLVKILSALGLDKAKYFYTGTDSLLRYRDRTKSFWWPGMKSDVARFVASCLTCQRAKAEHQRPGGLLQQLEIPEWKWDSITTPSG; encoded by the exons ATGTGTGAAGCTAGTTTCCAAGAACTGAAGCtgaagttgacgagcgctctAGTTTTGGTCATTCCTGACATGACCAAACCATTTGAAGTCTACTGTGACGCTTCTCATCAAGGTTTAGGCTGTGTGCTCATGCAAGAGAAGAGGGCAGTCGCGTACGCTTCTCGGCAGCTGAAGATCCATGAGAAGAACTATCCTACACACGACTTGGAATTGGCAGCGGTCGTCTTTGcattgaagatttggaggcactatTTGTATGGATCTAcattccaagtcttca GGAAGGCGAATGTTGTAGCGGACACTTTAAGTAGGAAGGTAGTTCATGTCTCGGCAATGATGGTCAAAGAGCTGAGTTTGGTGGAAAACTTTAGAGACTTAAGGTTGCAGTTCGATTTAACACCGAACAGTATTAGATGCTGCAACCTTAGAGTATCCAGTGATATCTTTGACCATATCAGAGAGAAGCAGTCAGTGGATGAAGACTTAGTGAAGATCTTGAGCGCGCTCGGTTTAGACAAAGCAAAGTATTTTTACACTGGAACGGACAGTCTCCTACGCTACAGAgataggac gaAGTCTTTCTGGTGGCCGGGAATGAAGAGTGAcgtcgctcgttttgtggcatcatgttTAACTTGTCAACGAGCCAAGGCAGAGCATCAGAGACCGGGCGGTCTACTACAACAGTTGGAGATTcctgaatggaagtgggatagcatcACGACTCCATCTGGGTGA